aaatGGCTCAtagctgttaatcttactagccaaacactcaGTCACcattgggtcaaagtggctagtaggctAAGTAGATATTTTCtaacagccaaactgaaatttcaccagcatttgttcagttggcaggtgttaatttagagcccaaaattcaacacttaaagagtagaaTGAACACTgtgagtgttgaatgaacactgcaggaTTTATTCTCCTCTTCTGCCTGCCAGCTGCATTGAAGGCAGTGAACTGTGCTGGTGAGTAAATTGTACACAGAATACACTATGGTGTTAATTTAGCACTTAAAGAGTAGAATGAACACTGTGAGTGTTCACACACGTGTTAACACTGCAGGAATTACTGTGCATCATTAGCAATTGTCAGTTCAGACTGAGGTCAACAAAACAAACGCTGGTCTTTGTCTTTGCCTGTATGTTGTTAGTTATTGTAGCTGACCGCTTTGTTTTTTTGCGTTATCACTTGAAGACATAGAGTGTTGTAATGCAACATGGCATGTTGTTTTGGGTTGTAGAAGGCTAAGGATAATTTGCACTTACCACTGGTCTCTGAGGGGGAAGGAAATTGTGTGTTTGGCGAGCAAAGGTCACAAAGACCAATGTGGAGATGAAGCATAAAAGACCATGTTAGTAAAGAACATAAATGCATCAAGACAGCACAAAGTGGTCTAACATGTAGGCTATTTATAATTAAATGTACGTAATAAAATAAACtaatgtccaacacacacacacacacacacacacacacacacacacacacacacacacacacacacacacacacacacacacacacacacacacacacacacacacacacacacacacacacacagacacaagcacagacacagacacaaagacacacacacggacgcacacacacacacacacacacacacacacacacacacacacacacacacacacacacacacacacacacacacacacacacacacacacacacacaaagctctaacttgtgtttgtgtttccccaGATTACAAGGATGGTTATCAAGTCAGACTGAGTATTAAAACAGCCCTGGGTGACAAGGCCGTAAGTGTTTACCCGTCGTCACCATATGGACGTTTTTTAATTCTTTTTCatgaattgtaaaaaaaaaaagaaaaaaaaatctatgcaggCTTTCAGCCCCACTAACAAAAACAGATGAGAGCTAGTGCAGACTGGCTTTATCAGTAAggggattttttattttattttacatatacACCTAATGGATGAGCAGAGCAGAAAGGCGCGCTTGGTTAATGGCTAATGTATAACAGTTAATGGATGGTGCTTTTAACAGAGAAGCCTGTGCTGCAGCAATTTTGAATGGACCAATGTCCTGGAGAGACGAGAAAAATCAAATTGGCACTGGCTCAGACATGCTTTGGTTGTTGAAGAGCAGGTATACTTTCGACAGGGCACTTAAATATTTCACCTATTTTTGAGAACAAATGGCATCTAGGATGTTTGGTGCTCTTGTTACCTGTTTTATGTATTTTCCGGGCCTACCAATATTTAGAGTTCAACACATTTGTTAACGGAATACAACATTTAAAATCTTTACATTCTCTTACATAGTACCAGACTGTTGATAACTATCGTGTCAAACTGTTTAAACATGTTTAGCGGATAATATACTTGTAGGAGTTATGCTACTCAAGGACAGCTCATTGACAAATATTATCACAGCATAttcttatataggcctaccagcagcagcagtagaagtagttgttgttgtagtagaagtagtagttgtAGACTTATACAacgaataggcctactatacaagCAGCAGTAGTAGAAGTTGTCattgtagtagtagtatttgTTGTAGACTTATACAacgaataggcctactatacaagCAGCAGTAGTAGAAGTTGTCCTTGTAGTCGTAGTATTTTTTGTAGACTTATACAACAAATAGTAGCCTAATATTAGATGCAATTGAGGTAATGGCAGttctatttgtattattattcttgttactattattcttgttattgatattattattatcattattattattattatgattattatgattattattattattattatgattattatgattattattattattacggtaGAGCTGTGATGTGAGCAGCCTATTTGGGCACTAGTGGACATACCGTATGCCTAAATAGCAGAGGGTGACGCTGCTAGTGTCAAGTCAGTTAAAGAGCAGCTAAGAACACGACCTGCAGCTGGAGCTTGATGTGATGGCTAGTGAGAGCTGCTCTGAGCTCTACCCTCAGCTCCCATTCCTCACAGACTTTCTAAGTCCATGATGACACACAGTGGCTTccctgttgtgtggtgttgtgttgtgatttttCTGTGATTTCGCCCCCCACAGTACGAGTGGAACGAGAGTGAAAAGTTCCTGTTCCGAGCCACCATCGCCTTTGCCATGAGGCAGCACACCAAGAGCGAAGCATATGGGTGAGTGAGGCGTGTACTGTTTGCCTACTGTCCTATGTTGTTTTATCCCACAGGACCCTGTCACCATTGAAGACATCATATTGGATATTTGAGTCATTTTGAAGTTTCCGCATGGTAATAGGGCGATTTGTGAGGAAATGTTGCTCATCATCCGACGATGTTTATAActtccagggaagctgacaggtggggaaagggggtcacttgtcctgggcccagggagactggGCCccaatttggtcctcattacattgcatgttttgGCTGGGGGGGGCCTTTCATATGACCTCGTCCCGGGCCCAACCTGATAACCTGATAGCCACAGACATGTAATAGTTAGGCCGGTATTGTATCGAATATGCAAATCCCAATATAGCAGGGCAAAGCAAGCTAGTGAATCCCAAGATGGCAGGTGAAGACTGCAGGGACCACTGCTAGTCAGCTAACTGGTGTTCTTTCGATATACGCTGTTTCCTCACAATGCACTATCACATGGTTTTAAAATCAACACTTTAAGagtcaacactttgagagtttaACATCTAGAGTGCATTTGATCACAAAGTgccctttaagtgttgaattagcattgCAGTTTTTACTCTGCTGTAGAAGCTTCTACGTACCCCTAACACTAATCACTGATCCAGGAGGCAATTCTTTCTCTGTTTGTGGTTCAAGTGAGGGACAATTCTACGTCCAACTAGAGTAGGCTAAACCTACCTTGTGTTGCTTTAAGGACCTCTGTGTGTGGCAAACTGGTCCTTCCCTCTGTGTTAGTGGGGCCTGTTATTTTATTAGGTTATTGTGAGTGGTGGGTGGGTGAAACTCAGATTTTCATGTACgtataataatataatgataaACACATTAAAGGGTTATGAATTGCCTCATTAAAGTCCAATATCAAATGCCCTGACGACAGGTAGTGTATACATTTTGATACTTTatcaattacattttaataataTATGATGACAACTTGGAAGGAAAGACAGCCTTGCTGGCATAGCACAACAACCCACCCCTTTTTAAATCAAATTAATCCATCACGGAGCTATGCTAATTACAAACGGCGCGCTAATGGTATGACACCAGCATAATCAATGGCCGCCGTTCGCTAATAGACATTTGCCCTGTGCACATGTAGCATGGAAGTGCATCAATCAAGGCTGCCTATACCCACTTGTAGgtcctatccaattaaagggggTCTGATTAGCATGCAAGGCAGCACACAGGTCGCTCGCTCGGCTCCGCTCAGCTCACTCATGTTTTGGGGTCTGGCTGCTGCTACAGACGAGTGGCAGCTACAGATGTTGCTTTCCGGAAAAGCCTCATAGCCTTTTAGGCAAGTACTACTGATGGATTAagggaagtgtagtgtagtgtagtctaatgtgtgtgtgtctgtgtctgtgtgtgtgtgtgtgtgtgtgtgtgtgtgtgtgtgtgtgtgtgtgtgtgtgtgtgtgtgtgtgtgtgtgtgtgtgtgtgtgtgtgtgtgtgtgtgtgtgtgtgtgtgtgtgtgtgtgagagagagagagagagcgagagagagagagagagagagagagagagagagagagagagagagagagagagagggagagagagggagagagagagagagagagggagagagagagagagagggatatggtgtgtgtgtgtgtgtgtgtgtgagagagagagagagagcgagagagagagagagagagagagagagagagagagagagagagagagagagagagagagagagagagagagagagagagagagagagagagataatgagagttAATGCTCCTTTTCTGGGAACAAGTCTGATATAAAAACAGGCGTTGCTTAGTTACTGTTTATTGTTATGGCAAAACACAATCTATACAAGCTATTTCAGCGCAGCAGTAAATGTGTGTATCTACAGGTCCACTAAGAGACTGTTTAACACTTTTGAAATCATCCAGAAGTAaaacatgtgtgtgggtgtgcgtgcgtgcgtgagtgcgtgcgtgcgtgcgtacgtgcgtgtgtgcgcgcgtgcatgtgtgcgtgtctgtgttgacGAAAATGTTTTAGCTAAAAGGCTTCATCATAGCCAATAACCCCCCAGTGACGTTGCCGCATGCTCACTACATACGTGTATGTGGCTCATGTTCTGCCCTTCTTGCATTTCAGGGTGGAAGACATAGTGGTGTGCAACCAGACAGACAGGGTTTCATTTTGGTTCATCGTGGCTGACAATGAAACAGGCACTCCACGGCCAGTCAGTAAGGCAACAGTGGAGAAGGCTGTCAGGTAAATCCAACCAACCATAAACAACACTGCAAACAATTCGGATGTAGTAGAACAAATGGTCATTAATGACCTGTCACAGTGTCACAAAAAAACACCTTGAACTCACTCACACAGTCGTGAGGCTTGATGGTCTTTAAGTGCTACCTTtaatcactctctctcctctctctctctctctctctctctctctctcttgctctctctgagtGAATGTATCAGAGACAGTATGTTAATTCATGTATGTTAGTTTTTTACTGCAcattgtatttgtgtatgtgtgtatatgtgtgtcaatgtcttatatgtatgtttagtctaactgcacattggagactgctcAAACGCAACTTCTTACCCTGTTACAtcgatttttgacaataaaatacacttgacttgacttgacttgactctctctctctctatttcaaggCAGTCTCGCAATCGCATAAACAATGCCTTCCTGCTCACGGACAAGACGCTGGAGTTTCTGGGCATCCCACCAACGCTGGCAGCACCCATCGAGCCCACCACCGCTCCCTGGCTCATTGTGTTCGGCGTGGTGATTGGCACAGTCTGCGCGGGCATTGTCGCTTTGCTCGTATCCTCGTTTGTCAAAAGGAGACGGTAAGTGTTGGTctcttttgtttgttcatttgtctTTCCGTGTCGTTAAAGCAATGTTAAGGAGAATACAATTGCCTTCCAGTGTGATGGATAATATGCGTTagaaacagggctctaaattcacttttttcatcactggccaaaatggctagtagaggttaattttactagccaaacacacacagtcactagtAGGACAAGGTGGATAGTATGTTGGTCTTTTCtagcagccaaactgaaatttcatcagcatttggctggttagctggtGTTatgtaatttagagccctggttaggAATATATGATATGTTCTGAGTTTGGCATAGTGTGATTGTAAAAGTGCTAACAGGCATTACTGTTTAGATGGGGGTGACTAATGACGTGCTGGCTAGTCAATACTTGAGTATTTCTGCTCAGCATCACAAGTTACATTTGGATCTGGGCAGATTGTCCTTATTTGCCCTGCCTCCACAATCGCAAGGCACTCGGACCAATCAGGATCGCCGGCATGAATTTAAAGATAtgctatgcaactttttcataaaCAAAAAATCACTTGGAAATCAAGGTTTAGCATGACTGGTCCATTCTGGCAAAAACGACAATCTTTCCATCTCCATCTGATGGACCTAACCATAAACAGCACTTGCAAGTTTGACCGGAAGCGTTGGCATGTTTGGGGTCTGAAAGTCTTGTGAACAATACTCATTAGCTTTCATTGGCTAAGCAGCTTGCTAAAACTGGCTGCTTGCTGCTTGTAAAATAATATCGTGATGGCATAACCAGCGAAAATGACACATGAGACTGCAGATAACTGATGAGCAATTTGAGAGGAAAGGGGattttggacaggcaaataaattgCATGTGTGAACATTTGGAAAGCCTCTTCAGAATGGAGAGAGCTGAACGCCAAAAGGGCACAATAACGAATGTGGATTAGCCTTTTCTCAAAGCTCATGTCGATACCTCATTTAGTTTAAAGATGCGAAatgaaatctgatggcgcacattttacttggTGTCAAAGGACATGACAATTGATATCAAGAAATATGTTGCagatcaagaggagacaaaacaTCATTGGCATTGGATAAATAATGATCCACTCACAGGCTTTTTTCTTACATGAAAGTGTTACCTTATAGCTATTTCCATTCTTTGTAATACTACTTTCAAAATCATAACAAGACCTTGGCTTGTCGCATCGACCACGGAATTGGAACTGTTTATTCCTTGTTACAacaaaaagtgtgtgcgtgcgtgcgtgtgtctgtgtgttcatgtgtgtgttcatgtgttcatgtgtgttaacatctgtatatgtgtgtgtgtgtgactacctgTAGTGGGAAGAAGGTGAAGCAGTTTTCAGAGGAGGAGGATCCCAGCTGTCCAGTGGCCAATAGCAGCGTTGTCTATGAGGAGCCCGCCCACCCGGGGGCCAGTAAGGAGAGCAATGGCGGCGTGTACAACCAGGGCTTCACCGATGATGACACACGCCTCACCCAGCTGTAAAGCATCCGGAGACCTTTAACACGCGTGCCTTCACATATGCAAGCatatacgcatgtacacacacacacacacacacacacacacaaacacatacacatacacacaggcgcgcatacgcgcgcacacacacacacaaacatacacgtaaacatcctctgacacacacacacacacacacacacacacacacacacacacacacacacacacacacacacacacacacacacacacacacacacacacacacacacacacactcacactcacactcacactcacaaatgaACACCTAGTGCattcacatgcactcacaaataCAGTGCACACAGAGACGCCCCATCCCACAtcgccatacaaacacacacccacatccacgcacacgcacacgcacacgcacacacacacacacacacacacacacacacacacacacacacacacacacacacacacacacacacacacacacgcgcgcgtgtgggGTGTGGGATTCACCTGTCGTCACTCCACTTGACCTCTACACCATACGCCACTCCCTCCGTCCTTCCTTATCGTGGAAAACCTTGAGAACGAGGTGTGTCATCCTCATGTTTTTGCATGGCTGATGGTACAGTCTGTTGTTgattcattttatttattcattgtcaCATGTATAACGTAGGCAATGTGTGGGAAAACATCTGCTGTTGTGCTGTGGTACACAGTTTATGATAATTGTGTCAATTGTCAATTAAGGGCATGTtttattttatctattttttCTTAACTTGTGCTTTTAGATACTTTGTAATTAGATATTTATATAGGCTAGCTACATGTTTTACACTATACGCACAAGAGAGGCCACTCATTTGACACAGTGAATCACAAACATTTCTTTTACTATTTGTATGTATACTAGATGGAAAGTGTATTTTTAGAAATTGTGTCGTAGATAAGAACAATGGTTCTAGATAAGTTGTAATATTGCACTGGCTGCCAAGGCCTCTCAGACCACGTGGGTTCCTTGGGCATTGTGGATTCTTTTTTATGGCCTCTTAGATAAAGCTGTGTTGGTGGGTAGAAGGGCTAAAGGTTCTTCGCCTAGAGGGAAGTTATGTAACCTTTAAACAAACTCTGTCTTATGgtatcttgtaaaaaaaaaagaataggacCAGGCCTTCCTGATAGCTATTCTATCCACATATAAGAATTAATCATtgtaaaaacaaaggaaatacgcaCGCCGTGATTCTAAATTGACTTAAATTGATTAAGAATTAATcattgttaataaaaacaaaatgattaAAACGCAAAATGAAGTCTGTGTCAAAGGTGTCTTACAGGACCACATATTGTATAATGGGACTGGGCCATCTtggttgcttctctctctctctctctctctctctctctcctgtctaccTGGTGAGTGTCAGTCGCATTTGCATGCTGCCCAGTGCACCTGCAGTAATACAGTGAACCACGACAGGCTCGAGGtaattaacccctttgtgcagagcctatgttataacgttACAAGATAAGAATTAATGGTTGTTAGTATAACACTGAGAAAACACTGtgtcagaaaaaaaacactgacagggATGCTATGGCACAGCACACTACAACCCCAGCACCCCACACCCCCAGATGAGCTTGCATTCCCGTAGTAGCAGAGAGTCATGTCCCACAGGTCTTGTCCCCACCAggccccatctctgtctctctcccactctcttcctgttatACTCTCGTCTGTCAACAATAAAGACACAAACTgccctaaaaaaataataataataaaatactaaACAAAGTCTGTGTCAAAAAAATCTATGTCAAGATGTTGCACCACATCCTGTACAGTAAAACAGGACAAGGGCTTCCTGTCAGCTTCTCTAGTCTACCCACAGATAAGAATGAAGAGTTGTTATAATAAGACAACAAATTAAAACACTAAGCAAAGTCTGACATCAAAAAAACGATGTCAAGTGGAATTAAGAGGGGATTGTTCTTGCGCTAATCCTCTTTTAGCGTAGCTGTGAACAACGCGTTTGCCCCCTGCTCGCAGCACTTGTGCTTTAACATGGCTTTTAAAAGGGTTCATTATTAACTTTATCTGACTGGTGTTGTTGAGAATCGCATGCCTCCTCCATTATGCCCAGAGCTAATTTAATGGCTTCTTACCTTCTCTAGATGCTTATCTGTGCGGCTTTTAGGCGGCCCGTAGGTTTTTTGAAAGTGCCTGTCTTGCAACGTAATTAGGTCCTCACCATTGTTATTAGCTGTTTCGTGTTTGAGATAAGAGCACTAAGGCAAACGTTTGAAATGCTTCACAGACACCTTGGCAAAAGATTAACTTGCTGTTACATATTTACTCACACCATAggtttaatgtgaaataaatcCCTATGAAGGTAGACACAGTCAGATGCAGTACTTAACATTTTAATCAGCACCAAAAATGACGTTTGAGATAGGCAAACATTTAGGTTTAAGGAGGAGAGtagtatatgtgcgtgtgtgtgtgcgtgtgtgtgtgtgtgtgtgtgtgtgtgtgtgtgtgtgtgtgtgtgtgtgtgtg
This is a stretch of genomic DNA from Engraulis encrasicolus isolate BLACKSEA-1 chromosome 6, IST_EnEncr_1.0, whole genome shotgun sequence. It encodes these proteins:
- the cltrn gene encoding collectrin; the encoded protein is MNTAGFILLFCLPAALKAVNCADYKDGYQVRLSIKTALGDKAYEWNESEKFLFRATIAFAMRQHTKSEAYGVEDIVVCNQTDRVSFWFIVADNETGTPRPVSKATVEKAVRQSRNRINNAFLLTDKTLEFLGIPPTLAAPIEPTTAPWLIVFGVVIGTVCAGIVALLVSSFVKRRRGKKVKQFSEEEDPSCPVANSSVVYEEPAHPGASKESNGGVYNQGFTDDDTRLTQL